A window of Magallana gigas chromosome 8, xbMagGiga1.1, whole genome shotgun sequence genomic DNA:
TACATTTGATACACATTAATgcagatttatataaaaaatttcaaaatcaaacattttcatttcatttttgcactttaaatttatatcccatttgggctaatatatcccaaacgggctattatatcccatttgagTGATTGTTCCCAACCTGTTTAATTTCGGCAAGATTCGTCGAAACTGAAAATTTTGACAGGCATCTCTTTGGAGACTGGAAAATTTTGACTGACGAATCTCACTGAGATTAATTCAAGATATAAACACATAAATAATAATAGTTTTAGAAAAAACCTCCTATTAATTACAGATTATACAAAGATACTGTATGGTGGAGTTTTACCTCTAGATGAATCAGAAGACTCAGCTGATGAGAACAAACATATAATTCAAGTGAGTTAAACTCTTAGATTTGAAACTTTccatatatatgaattaaattcaacaaaaagtaGTTTTTAAGATATCAACTTTAAagcttgtaaaattttcaggtaATGGTATCAATCAAGTGAAATATCATTTGCCTGTTTATAACCTCCCTATGTTTACCTACATTCATTATGAGCGCAGGAGCTGCTGCAATTAAAAGTTAGTttgataatgttttttattaatacCGTAGGTACAGCTCACAAAGTTTGTAGTGGAACAGAAAATCtagaaattgttttattttgtatgtttttcttttagatATGCTTTTATACCAGTATAAATTTGTTCCTTTGTAGTTTGCAGTGTCCTTTGCGAGAAGAAGATATAACTTATGTGAAATATCAGAGAAAGAATTTAAAAGAGTTTCCACAATAAGAAAACTGGCAAGTAATTTAATATGTATTTGATCCACAATTTATAGGAAATGATCATAACAGATTTTTGATTAACAAACTAGACAAGTTGGATAAGCATTTTAAGattgaaattaatataattGAATATCTTTTTTGGAGGAGTTtccaagttttgaaaaaaaaatcctatattttgttttacatagatCCTTGACAAAAAAATATAGACGAGATACAAGGTATATGGTACAAATGTATGTTGTTAATAAATTCTCTGTTTACCTGGTAATATTgattattgattgattgattttataATTGTCTTACAGACTCTGTATTTCACATACAATGAGGAGGTTCCTTACATAGTCAATAACTCTGGCACACTGCAAGCTTTCAACTTTGGAAAACTCCacacattttcttttcaatggAGCTGTGGAGGAAATGCCAGCATTCACAATTTTACCATAGCGACATATCCTATGGGTACATATCATGTATATTCCCATACTTATGTGAGAGTCATGAAGATTGACAGCTTTAATGTCTCCCTGGATTCTAAATATGCTGACAGTGAAACTAAACAACAGATAGAAGAACCTTGGTGCAGAAAGACATGGATTCCATCAGATATGTTGTTGTCCCTACACAGCAAGTCCTGCAGAGTGAACTGTACAAGTTCAATCAGTGTCATGACATACAATATTTGGAATACAAACACCTTTACAAAAGATGATAAACAATATCCTGATAGATTTAAACTTCTTGAAaaggtaaattaaaaataacacattGCTAATAGTTCATGATCAGTTGACAGTCACTTTGCATAAAGCTCAATCTGGTTTTTTTCCTAAATGAAATCATTGTTGTAGGTCTTGTTGGATGAACTTCCAGATATCATCACATTTCAAGAAGTACGATATGAGCATTTCAAGGGAGGTAATTTAGGACCAAGCCAGATGAAACACCTCTCAGACATATTGAAAAGTTACCAGGTAAAGATTTCTGTTTATGAGAGGTGGAAGAGATTCATTAAAGTGACTGAATTGAACCCTGATGTGTTAAATGTGTTTGGCtcttcaaagtacatgtaatttcaaaCCTGTTCCTTTAAGTACAGTAAAGTATGTAGTTGTAAAAGTTGGCAGAATACCTTTTCTTAAGAGTTTATGAGAAATTAGATTGATGAAAAGTCCTTGGTGGCAGTGGAAGGACTTGAATCCTAGTATATCTAGTGTTAAGGCCAAAATGATTAAGAATGTTTTGAATTCCTCAATCAGCCCTAAATTGTAATCTAACTCTTAAGAACCTATTGACATACTTTTCTGGAAATAATAATTTcacttttataaattttctgtgCTTAAGAAAATGCTTATTCCGCCTGTAAGAAACAATGTGCATTCATTGTATATTTGAGAAGCTTTACGAAGGACTGTTTGACTTGTCTTGATTTGATTTGTAATTGTTATGTCAGTTTAAGTACAAAATCATGAGTTGTCGGGGTCTAACTAATGTTGACCATATGGTAGTTTGTGTATGTACCAGCTCAACTAGATATCAACAGTGTGTACAATGGGAAAACAGAGGAAGGAGTTGCAGTGTTCTCCAGATTCCCCGTCATCAAATACAACAGCTTTCTTTTGTTCAGgtaacaatataaaatattttatttactttatctTGGAATAATTTTAGTACTTTGAGTCCTTTATTCCAAAAAAGTAAATTACAGCATTATTTataagatttaatttaattgttaaaCTGTCTAGAACCCTCATCGAATAACATGAAGTATATTCATGCACGTCTGTATAATATCTTTGTTATTGGTTTTAGAAACCGCAGTAACAGTGCTGATGTTAATCAAAGAGTTTGTCTCCATGTCCAGATCCTGCACCCTGAACATGGACTGGTGAGTGAATTTCTTATTAGTCCACTTAACAAATTCAACTGTATTGCTATGGAATTTCTTTCTACTTTTATTCACTTTAGTGTgaggtttatattttttatactgtAAACTAACTTTTATTTGTGATGACTTTATTTTTTGTGAGTATAACCTTTGAAAAACTTGTTCGCGGTGACTAATTTTCACAATCAAGATGTTTATTACCATTAGAAAATACCAGAAACATTTCAGAATGAAACATGTATCAGAGGCGTTACAAACCTTGCGAAAAAATCTTGCacacaaataaaagtttttttcagtACCCAATGTTTGTCCAACCATAGATTTTTGGTGTCTGTTTTAAGGGGGATGTGTGGCCATCTTGATCATTTGAGGAccaaatttaaacataaatatttcttgaactggctgaTTTCGGCCAAAATCTTttgtccaaaaataaaaaagcaataaataataggttttacatgttgttttgtatgcttattacacatacAATGTGCAAGATTCAACAGATGGTTGTGGATtggacaccaatgaacccctttaatattttatcagattttttttattttttgacaacAGTTTTAGTCAGTTTTTGGTATAAATAAGTaatttcaagaaatgtttacattttggtCCACATGTGTACAAGATTGCCATACATTCTCCTTAAAGCAATGCCTAAGTTAGAAGCATTTTCACATTAATTGGTCTATATAACCTTGCTTTTCAACACACatataaaactacatgtaatttgatcTTTAACCTTCACTTCAACTGATCAggtatttgatttgattttgttaCACATTAATCAGGTTCACATTTTGACCACCCATCTGTCACTGAGTCATGAAGCGAGGGAGGAGTCTGTGGTCCAGATCTGGAGGTACATCAAGGGGTTGCGGGGCCCAGTCCTCCTGACGGGGGACTTTAATGCAGAACCCCAAGAAAAAGCAATGAGGTATTACTGCTGAAGATGGTCAGAGAAATTGTGAATGTAAGGGTGCATAGCTGTTTATGttaatttatgtataaaaatatctgGAGTTGTgtatcagtatatttttttgtgatatttcaGTCATTCACATTCTGTTAATTAAGTGCTTTGACATGAACAAGTTAAAGTACCATTTCCCACATCATTATTTACCATTATCACTTCAGGGCATTACTTCTTTTTAGCTGAATCATTTGtcttaaatcaattaaaagcTAAATTATACTTCCCACAATTTGCAAGTCCATAAAGTAAGAAACAATTAGAATTAAAGTGAAATAGATATTTTCTTTATCATCACAATTTATACTTACAGATTTTTGCGGGGTGAGGTTCCCCTGAAAGGAGAAAGAACCTGTGGTGTATCTGACCTCTGGACCAATGTTTATCCCCTGTCCCCTGGCTTCACATTTGACTGTGTCTCAGGAGACTTGGTCAAAAGGGTATGATAGAATCGATAACTCTTTTTCAGTCAGAAATCTCTATCAATTGCTTTTTCTGATCACATAGTCTTAGTTTTATACTTACTACAGTACAAGTGCATGTGTCTATTTGGTGTGCACGCATTGTTTTCTTTTGCTCAAGATCAGTtctttttcatcaaaatatgaCAATGAATTTGAGTAAGATTATATTTGATTTCTCAACAAAATTATTGCTTGTGAGAGCTGTTCTTTAgggtttttactttttaaacgggaatatttgttatacatatgtactgGCTTTGTATAGTATAAACAGTAATAAATGAACGGTATAAcaaaaacttttcttttatagattgACTTTATCTTTTGGCGGAATTTTCCTGGTAATCTGCAAATCAAAGACATAAGAATTATCCAGTCAAAAGGAAAAGGGTACTGGGactatattattttgtataaaacatttaataccATATCTATAAACACTGTCAAACATCAtgattttgaactttgaaatttttgataaattttattatgcTGTAAAACTTGTACTTTgatacaaaataacaaaacattgtaTTGATGGGTTGTTGAtggactttaatttttttcttcaggtcGAAGGCAGCATCTGATCACCTTCCTGTTGTTGCCATGTTTTGTTAATTATTACCATAAGATTATAGTTTTGTAATTGCAAATACACTTTTGACCTACATGAATATCAGTGTGTGTAGTGTGTAAGTTTTcagtattatgtaatattttaaatatgtaattttttatgcaGAAAAATCTAGTCAAACCTGGaattttttccaaatttatttattaaatgaattacCATTTTTGTCTGTTACTTTCTTTTTTACAGCCCAATGAAATTTAATGTATCATACACAAATATTTATAGCATAATGACATTCAGAATATCAAACAGACACTTATATTACAATGACATTTAAAAAGAGTGTATTTACATTTTGCAGTGTCTTTGactgtgataacactatgaattaattttgttaGTGCAATACGGCTCATCAATGACGCGGTTGGAGCGCATACTCGGTAATTATTCGAAATGAAAATAACGTAAAAAAATGTcagtataatattttaaattaaacattatctgaaaattaatataagtaataaggaatatttttaaaaatattatcagGTGATCATATAGGGTTGGGCGTGATTAAATCTATCAGAAAGCCAAATCTATCAGAAATGCTTTTCTGAATTTGATCACTAAAACCCTATGTAAGATCACCCTATAATACTCAAAGATGGATTCCTTATTCCATAAATCAGACATATGTTAAACAACgtcatttttgatacatcaaATACGGCACACACGTATagcacaaaaatgaaaaatagtaaCATATCGTCAGACCCttcaaacataaataattattgCTAATCTTGCATCTTTTTAATGCTTTAGTCACTTTTACAAGGTGAAGGTTGAATTCACCATGTTATGTATGTCTGATGTCTGACGTATTTTGTCTTCGTGCTTGATCAAATTTCTCGTTCTTAAATAATATTGGCCacctataaatttatatttaggtGTTAACACAAATTCTAATAGCATTGGGCTCTCCAGTATACCATATTAAAACATCAAATACAATTTCTCTAATaagtaaataacattttaacaaaaaacgaAAGTGGCTGCAGATGAGTACATTGTTAAACAATGTATTTGCAAAAGTTATAACGACCGTTTGATTAACCCATATTCCACAATTTAGTTCAAACAATATTTAGTAATTAGCATCATACATATTACAGCAACAGTGCATAGCCGACCGAGAAACAAGCCAAAAGGCTTATGTTAATCTCGCTCTCGTCAGTTTACAAATGAGAGGTGAGTACAATTTTCAATTACAATAACATTACACATAAAAATTGACTAGGAAAAATGTAGGGgaaaggaaaaagaaaattaagggGAGAGAAGAATAGCTCGAATTGAGTATTGAGACAATTGTATTAAGCCAATATGTAATGTCTATACTAATCGACTAAAGTTACTTGATATTGAAACACAATGTTGCTAAGTAAGTAAGTGAGTGTATTCCACAATTTATCTAAACTTTGCAGTTGGAGTAACACATTCTACTTgataagttgtaagaacttgtgttcaaacgatttatatacatttataggATAAAATATGTTCAGACCAAACCAACATTCTGGACactgcattgtacatgtatgtatcgaTAAATTGAAAAAGTGTTGGATTGTCTAGCTGCCACACGCGTTTGAGTTAAACAATGTAtgaattataaatatacatgtacgtaataTTAGCTACTgtggaaatatatatatatatatatatatatatatatatatatatatatatatatatatatatatatatatatatatatatatatacacacacacacacacacacacacacacaccggtatatatattattacgaaaaaaatatacattttataacgtcaggtgcttGTGATGCAATCAAATTCTAAGCTGTATAGGGTTTTTAAAACTACATTCAATGATGCTAGCttcttaaatattaaaaaaaatacagataagaattttatattataccAGTTTCTGAAAAGTATCATGTAAGCAATTGATGATGTCCTttactttatatacatgtatgtgcacaAAATGATTGCCCTCATTGagtttatgaaacaaacaattgATTCTTCCCATTAGGCAAAGAATGTCACCGCTTCTCCTCTGTTCATCAGTCTTCTGAAATTCCTTTAGCACCCAGCTCATCTTTAACTCGTGCTAGATATTCCGGATCTGGATAACCATATctacaattataaaatatttcgaTGGAAGCTATATTTTTCAATCTTATCTATGTTAGGATCAGTATCAGattttaaatctgtttttatttgaGAAATGGTTAGTGTTGCAATGATTTTAATACTAGAGTCAGATTGTGAATCTGTTTTTAATTGAGAAATAATTAGTTTAATGCAGCATAAACCATccataattttacaaaaaggaaTCATAAGGATGTTCTAATTACTGTTCAGGTCCACCAACTCTCCTTGTTTTATGGTGGATGTCATTCCACGTGACAACATTGTCTCTACCGGAAGTACGAGAAAACCCAACTGTGAAAACCAATCGATGTTCAAAAGCGCGCTTCAGCATTCGGAGAATTTGACGCCCTTCTTTGTTGTCTGGTAAATAACCTTGTCTGGATAATCCCCGATAGGGCTCTTCGGGGTTAGGATGATCTTTCTATTCAAAGAAATTGTTACCATGTTTACATTTGTATATGAAACACATGTTGAAAGAATTAggaataatacaatatttttaaaagagacaTTTCATGCCATGAATGTATATACCCTTTTTCTTGTACATGAGACTTtacgtaaaaaaaattgcataccGTTTGACGTCCATGTGGAAATTCATAATGGATGATGAGCGTTCCACACGTGTATCCAGGGAGAGGATCTTCATCCTTGTAAATCTTGGCGACTCCATCCACAGGCTGGTCGCCATACATTTCTCCATACACCATGTTGCAAACAGGACACGCGGGCTTCTGTGATAAGTATTCCGTTATGCATTCACGACAGAACTCATGTTTACATAATTTCATCCGTACAGGTTCGGTTAACTCGTCATCCATACATATAATACAAGTCGAGTGATTGTTCGAGGCAGCAGATGCGCCTTCATCGGGTTCGTACACATCAGGAGTTTCATCTTCAGAATCCGAGTCAATCATTACCAAATTGCCATTACCAGTAACTGATTCCTCTTTCTGCAGAGTCCCTTGTGTTGGAGTAGGGATGGCTTCGAAAAATGAATCGATCTTTTGTTTGCTTTGGCGGAGTGCTTTCCACGACTCAATGAATTTGGAATCCGAAGGAGTAAACTTTGGCGTTTTTCTGGTAGTATGAGTCTTTTCTTCGTTTGGTTTTTTATCCCTTCGACCTCTATGAGAATCCTGTCGACGTCTTTGAGAGTTCGGCGTCGAACAGAATGACTGGCAAACCTCTACTAGCAATTTTGTTGTTTCCGGTTTGAGGCTGACAATATGGACTGCCCACAATTTTACCTTAGATGCAGAAGAAAAAGACGCGATTCCTTGTAATAAAACGGAGGCATATTCTTTCTGATGGCGTGGATCTGATACTGCTcctggaaaaaaagattttcatatATCATCCAgcaattgatacatgtatatcagtttGTAGTTATCAACCAATAAAAGGagttttttaagataaatgatCGTTACAGGATACCGTA
This region includes:
- the LOC105343754 gene encoding uncharacterized protein isoform X2, with the translated sequence MLRIFVAATIILSFSKAITIVGEPDYTKILYGGVLPLDESEDSADENKHIIQFAVSFARRRYNLCEISEKEFKRVSTIRKLTLYFTYNEEVPYIVNNSGTLQAFNFGKLHTFSFQWSCGGNASIHNFTIATYPMGTYHVYSHTYVRVMKIDSFNVSLDSKYADSETKQQIEEPWCRKTWIPSDMLLSLHSKSCRVNCTSSISVMTYNIWNTNTFTKDDKQYPDRFKLLEKVLLDELPDIITFQEVRYEHFKGGNLGPSQMKHLSDILKSYQFVYVPAQLDINSVYNGKTEEGVAVFSRFPVIKYNSFLLFRNRSNSADVNQRVCLHVQILHPEHGLVHILTTHLSLSHEAREESVVQIWRYIKGLRGPVLLTGDFNAEPQEKAMRFLRGEVPLKGERTCGVSDLWTNVYPLSPGFTFDCVSGDLVKRIDFIFWRNFPGNLQIKDIRIIQSKGKGSKAASDHLPVVAMFC
- the LOC105343754 gene encoding uncharacterized protein isoform X1, translated to MLRIFVAATIILSFSKAITIVGEPEKCRRFSAYGDGVWVLGDIVQSIWDYTKILYGGVLPLDESEDSADENKHIIQFAVSFARRRYNLCEISEKEFKRVSTIRKLTLYFTYNEEVPYIVNNSGTLQAFNFGKLHTFSFQWSCGGNASIHNFTIATYPMGTYHVYSHTYVRVMKIDSFNVSLDSKYADSETKQQIEEPWCRKTWIPSDMLLSLHSKSCRVNCTSSISVMTYNIWNTNTFTKDDKQYPDRFKLLEKVLLDELPDIITFQEVRYEHFKGGNLGPSQMKHLSDILKSYQFVYVPAQLDINSVYNGKTEEGVAVFSRFPVIKYNSFLLFRNRSNSADVNQRVCLHVQILHPEHGLVHILTTHLSLSHEAREESVVQIWRYIKGLRGPVLLTGDFNAEPQEKAMRFLRGEVPLKGERTCGVSDLWTNVYPLSPGFTFDCVSGDLVKRIDFIFWRNFPGNLQIKDIRIIQSKGKGSKAASDHLPVVAMFC